From Chloracidobacterium sp., the proteins below share one genomic window:
- a CDS encoding HD domain-containing protein yields the protein MKRKKPTKILYTFLAVILALTIAPLATVSWKLIGLGREAMRRNERVEQLRSVLLVANELQTYIGGYRQQVRGLAHTLEVTGGVETLLKQSGTARDQYLEKFLGNDPNLILLGIVPQSAGQDTQLVAKWNKDKIAAEEVRGAVSEALQAVNLRPNQTYVGKPQYIRSSSEFAIVLAQALPRPDAPPVGQQEIIVAVVSLEPIFNLVNVTSASGNLDHETLMRNGSRVVLLVDKEGYVLAHPDRKMVYSQANLADWSIVTKWRGTIEVDFSAPLAEPFEINLGGQRLSMLGSCATARIAPDVPLGVIAVINEAAAYSSVTTMIWQAAAMTLVTALIAAVVGVLLAYWIASPIAAVAAGARAIAEGDFSRRITVRSRSEIGQLADDFNTMADHIQRYINDLRFAVNENRELFLGTVKALAEAIDGKDPYTRGHSERVKMYSVLMAEQMGLSQEEIEDIRVAALLHDVGKIGIEDRILKKPAALTEEEYAIMKTHPEKGAKIMAEIPQMKKYIPGMYYHHECMDGRGYPLGLKGDQIPLMARIISVADTFDAMTTNRPYQRAMPTDVAVQKIWSFAGTRYDPNVVAALESALKAGKLDEVIQGYQVALAAGKA from the coding sequence ATGAAGCGTAAGAAGCCGACCAAAATTCTCTACACGTTTTTGGCCGTTATCCTCGCTTTGACTATTGCGCCGCTGGCGACCGTCAGTTGGAAGCTCATCGGTCTTGGACGCGAGGCCATGCGTCGCAATGAGCGTGTTGAACAGCTTCGTTCGGTTCTGCTAGTGGCGAACGAATTGCAAACCTACATCGGCGGCTACCGGCAGCAGGTGAGGGGGCTGGCGCACACGCTTGAGGTGACCGGTGGGGTAGAGACGTTACTCAAACAGAGTGGAACAGCGCGCGATCAATATTTGGAGAAGTTTCTGGGTAATGATCCCAACCTTATTCTGCTAGGGATTGTCCCGCAAAGCGCCGGTCAGGACACGCAGCTTGTTGCGAAATGGAACAAGGACAAAATTGCCGCTGAAGAAGTCCGAGGCGCTGTCAGTGAGGCCTTGCAGGCGGTCAATCTGCGTCCCAACCAAACTTATGTGGGCAAGCCGCAGTACATTCGCTCAAGCAGCGAATTTGCGATTGTGTTGGCGCAGGCGCTACCCAGGCCAGACGCCCCGCCGGTAGGACAACAGGAGATTATCGTCGCTGTCGTCAGCTTGGAGCCGATTTTCAATTTGGTCAATGTGACCTCGGCCAGCGGCAATCTCGATCACGAAACGCTGATGCGTAATGGGAGTCGCGTCGTGCTCTTGGTTGACAAGGAAGGGTACGTGCTGGCGCATCCCGACCGGAAGATGGTGTATTCCCAAGCCAACTTGGCCGACTGGAGTATTGTCACTAAGTGGCGGGGTACCATCGAGGTGGATTTTTCCGCGCCGCTGGCCGAGCCGTTTGAGATCAATCTGGGCGGCCAGCGCCTCTCCATGCTGGGAAGCTGCGCGACGGCGCGGATTGCGCCTGATGTCCCGTTGGGTGTCATCGCCGTCATCAACGAAGCGGCGGCTTATTCATCGGTGACAACCATGATCTGGCAGGCGGCGGCAATGACACTTGTGACAGCACTCATTGCCGCTGTGGTTGGGGTACTACTCGCCTACTGGATTGCCTCCCCAATTGCAGCCGTCGCCGCCGGCGCGCGCGCCATCGCCGAAGGTGATTTCTCACGGCGCATCACCGTGCGCAGCCGCTCCGAAATCGGCCAACTCGCCGACGACTTCAACACTATGGCCGATCACATCCAGCGGTACATCAACGACCTGCGCTTCGCTGTCAATGAAAACCGGGAGTTGTTCCTTGGGACGGTCAAGGCGCTGGCGGAAGCGATTGACGGCAAAGACCCCTACACACGTGGTCATTCCGAGCGCGTCAAAATGTATTCCGTGCTCATGGCGGAGCAAATGGGCCTAAGTCAGGAGGAAATTGAGGACATTCGCGTCGCGGCGCTTCTGCATGATGTGGGCAAAATCGGGATTGAGGATCGCATTCTGAAAAAACCGGCGGCGCTGACTGAAGAAGAATACGCCATTATGAAGACGCACCCAGAAAAGGGCGCCAAAATTATGGCAGAGATTCCGCAGATGAAAAAATACATCCCCGGCATGTACTACCACCACGAATGCATGGACGGCCGCGGTTACCCACTTGGTTTGAAAGGTGACCAGATTCCGTTGATGGCGCGCATCATCAGCGTCGCCGACACGTTCGACGCTATGACGACCAACCGTCCCTACCAGCGCGCGATGCCGACCGACGTGGCCGTACAAAAGATCTGGTCGTTTGCCGGGACGCGCTATGACCCAAACGTGGTGGCTGCCCTTGAAAGC
- a CDS encoding phosphoglucomutase/phosphomannomutase family protein has protein sequence MITFGTSGWRAILADEFTFTNVRLVTQAIADELQSTGAGGLLIVGYDPRFMAERFAAVCAEELAKRGFDVHVTARDTPTPALSVAIRTYGARGGINFTASHNPPEYGGMKFSTANGAPALPEVTKRIETFIQRRLAGDALTVSVVPAGKVETVDLCELYLSVLAEKIDGDVLHSRPLRIAYDALWGTGRGYLDAFLRAYGCEVTTLHDQRDPYFGGRSPEPSEANLLELKEVVVRDGYDLGLATDGDADRFGVVDRDGRFIPANAILALLVDYLHESRGWREGVGRSVATSHWLDRVAARRGIPIHETPVGFKFLGELILEGKIFLGGEESAGLSIKGHIPEKDGLLACALTAEMAARRRQSIGAMLTKLAEEVGALVNRRIGVRLTPEGRLNLQRRLEEAPPEAFGGKRVLRIDRTDGVKFFLENEAWVLIRLSGTEPLARCYAEAQTEAEVEVLLESGKSFIHQ, from the coding sequence ATGATTACCTTCGGCACATCCGGTTGGCGGGCGATTCTGGCGGATGAGTTCACCTTCACCAACGTTCGGCTTGTCACGCAAGCCATCGCCGACGAGTTACAGAGCACAGGCGCGGGCGGCTTGCTTATTGTCGGTTATGATCCCCGCTTTATGGCGGAAAGGTTCGCCGCCGTCTGCGCCGAAGAACTGGCGAAGCGCGGGTTTGACGTGCATGTCACCGCTCGTGACACGCCGACCCCGGCGCTATCGGTTGCCATTCGGACCTACGGCGCACGCGGCGGTATCAACTTTACGGCCAGCCACAACCCGCCGGAGTACGGTGGGATGAAGTTCTCGACGGCCAACGGCGCGCCGGCCCTACCGGAAGTCACAAAGCGGATTGAAACGTTTATTCAGCGCCGCCTTGCGGGCGACGCCCTGACCGTCTCGGTTGTTCCGGCGGGGAAAGTGGAAACGGTGGACCTGTGCGAGCTGTACCTCAGTGTACTGGCTGAAAAGATTGACGGTGACGTGTTGCATTCACGGCCGCTGCGCATCGCCTATGACGCGCTGTGGGGGACAGGACGCGGCTACCTTGATGCGTTCCTACGCGCTTACGGCTGTGAGGTGACGACCCTGCATGACCAGCGCGACCCATACTTCGGCGGACGCAGCCCTGAGCCGTCTGAAGCCAATTTATTGGAACTCAAGGAAGTTGTTGTCCGCGACGGCTATGACTTAGGGTTGGCGACGGACGGCGATGCCGACCGGTTCGGCGTAGTTGACCGCGATGGAAGGTTTATTCCGGCTAACGCCATTCTGGCGCTGCTGGTGGATTACTTGCACGAGTCACGTGGGTGGCGGGAAGGCGTCGGGCGAAGCGTGGCAACCTCGCACTGGCTCGATCGTGTGGCGGCACGGCGCGGCATCCCAATTCACGAGACGCCGGTTGGGTTCAAGTTTCTCGGTGAGCTGATTCTGGAAGGGAAAATTTTCCTTGGCGGCGAGGAAAGCGCCGGCCTGTCTATCAAGGGACACATTCCGGAGAAGGACGGCCTGCTGGCCTGCGCTCTAACGGCGGAGATGGCGGCGCGGCGGAGACAATCCATTGGCGCGATGCTGACCAAATTGGCGGAAGAGGTCGGGGCGCTAGTCAACCGGCGCATCGGAGTGCGGTTGACGCCGGAAGGACGGCTGAATCTGCAACGAAGGTTGGAAGAAGCGCCGCCGGAGGCTTTCGGCGGTAAGCGCGTTTTACGGATTGACCGCACCGACGGCGTCAAGTTTTTTCTGGAAAATGAGGCCTGGGTCTTGATTCGTCTGTCGGGAACCGAGCCGCTGGCCCGCTGTTACGCCGAAGCGCAGACGGAAGCGGAAGTGGAGGTGCTGCTTGAGTCAGGCAAGAGTTTTATTCATCAGTAA